The Colias croceus chromosome 18, ilColCroc2.1 genome has a window encoding:
- the LOC123699673 gene encoding testis-specific serine/threonine-protein kinase 2 produces MAERLSPRSSEVNALEQRGYLIGKKIGQGSYATVHLAEYCDASSPKRMHLACKIFDKEKAPRDFLEKFFPRELDILTKIENPHIIQVHSILQRGPRVFIFMRYADNGDLLDFIKRNGVVPENQAKLWFRQMASGLQYLHSKNIAHRDLKCENILLSRRFNVKLADFGFARFCTDGDNRRVLSQTYCGSAAYAAPEVVSGTPYNPKLADVWSLGIILFIMLNASMPFDDSNLRKLLKDQMSRNWVFRSRIRDSVSAAAKSIVRHILEPDITLRLTLDRVLSHEWTRPRKDKSASLMGRLVQSAPSAPHSPGKHDEAGTSAGLRVSGDHRETERERHDDINIRSHA; encoded by the coding sequence ATGGCTGAGCGTCTCAGCCCTCGCAGCTCCGAGGTCAATGCCTTGGAACAAAGAGGCTATTTAATCGGCAAAAAAATAGGACAAGGATCGTATGCAACTGTTCATCTAGCAGAATACTGCGATGCGTCCAGCCCAAAGCGAATGCACCTGGCATGCAAAATATTCGACAAAGAAAAAGCACCTCgagattttttagaaaagtTTTTCCCTCGTGAGCTTgatattttaactaaaatcGAAAATCCTCATATCATTCAAGTGCATAGTATATTACAGAGAGGGCCTcgagtatttatatttatgagatATGCAGATAATGGGGATTTACTAGATTTTATTAAACGTAATGGAGTCGTCCCAGAAAACCAGGCCAAGCTGTGGTTTCGGCAGATGGCAAGCGGATTACAATACTTACATAGTAAAAACATTGCTCATAGGGACCTAAAGTGTgagaatattttgttatccaGACGATTTAATGTGAAACTTGCCGATTTTGGTTTTGCAAGATTTTGCACAGATGGTGACAACAGACGCGTTCTGAGTCAAACGTACTGTGGGTCAGCCGCATATGCTGCCCCTGAAGTTGTGAGCGGAACTCCATATAATCCTAAGCTGGCAGATGTCTGGTCGCTTGGAATCATTTTGTTCATAATGTTAAACGCATCGATGCCATTCGATGACTCAAATCTCCGTAAGCTACTTAAAGATCAAATGTCTCGCAATTGGGTATTTCGCTCGAGGATCCGCGATTCCGTTTCTGCAGCGGCAAAGTCGATCGTGCGACATATTTTAGAGCCGGATATCACATTACGGTTGACTTTGGATCGCGTTTTGTCCCATGAATGGACTCGACCACGTAAGGACAAAAGTGCTAGTTTGATGGGACGTCTAGTGCAGTCTGCTCCCTCAGCCCCTCACTCACCAGGAAAGCACGATGAAGCTGGCACATCGGCAGGTCTACGTGTTTCTGGAGATCACCGTGAGACCGAAAGAGAAAGACACGATGATATCAATATCCGTTCCCATGCCTAG